CCGGAGCTCGGCCAGACCTATCCCATCATCACCGGCGACTACGCCAACCAGCAGGCGACCTGGGGCCGCGTCGAGGTTGTCCCCGGCACGGAGCTGGCCAAGCCGAAGCCGCTGATCGCCAAGCTCGACCCGGAGCTCGGCGAGACCGGGCCCGAGTGGGCGCCGGTGAGCAAGTAAAGCCCGGTAAATAACAAAAGTGCGTCTCCCAATTCGGAGGCGCACTTTTTGTCATTCGGTCACGCTTTCGGCTTCCTTGGAGGCTTACTCCGCAGGCAGCCGCAGGTACATGAGGTGCATGTCGAGCCACTCCCCGAACTTCGTCCCGCATTCCGGGATCGTGCCCGCGGAGACGAACCCGAGCTTGCGGTGCAGGGCGATGGAGGCGGCGTTTTCGCCCTCGATGGCGGCGACGATGACGTGGAGGTGGCCGCCTGTGGCGTCGTCGATAAGCGAACGCATGAGCGCGGAGGCGATGCCGCGGCCCTGGAAGTCGGGGTGAACGTAGATGGAATTCTCCGCGGTGTGCGCGTAGCCCTGGAAGTCGCGGAAATGGCTGAGGCTGGCGTAGC
This is a stretch of genomic DNA from Corynebacterium vitaeruminis DSM 20294. It encodes these proteins:
- a CDS encoding GNAT family N-acetyltransferase yields the protein MLIRSASEDDLPGIVEIYNDAVDNTVAIWNNDHVDVNNRRAWLTEHQADGLPILVAVVDDRVAGYASLSHFRDFQGYAHTAENSIYVHPDFQGRGIASALMRSLIDDATGGHLHVIVAAIEGENAASIALHRKLGFVSAGTIPECGTKFGEWLDMHLMYLRLPAE